In a single window of the Streptomyces cinnabarinus genome:
- a CDS encoding aldo/keto reductase, with translation MTALGLGAAALGNLYTEVTEEQAHAAVDAAWEHGIRYFDTAPHYGLGLSERRLGAALRERPREEYRISTKVGRRLEPSDLGGDDLAHGFAVPATHHRVWDFTADGIRRALDASLERLGLDRVDIVYLHDPDDHAEEAFRAGYPALERLRAEGVVGAIGAGMNQAEMLTRFVRDTDVDAVLCAGRYTLLDRTALAELLPAAQERDVDVVIGGPFNSGLLADPRPGATYNYTQAPAALIDRALRLKKLAERHGVTLRAAALAFCAAHPAVTGVLVGARSAEEVRDCAEQFATPVPEAFWQELRDLPEEPS, from the coding sequence ATGACCGCCCTCGGCCTCGGCGCCGCCGCCCTCGGCAACCTCTACACCGAGGTCACCGAGGAACAGGCGCACGCGGCGGTCGACGCCGCCTGGGAGCACGGCATCCGCTACTTTGACACGGCCCCGCACTACGGCCTCGGCCTCTCCGAGCGCCGCCTGGGCGCGGCCCTGCGGGAACGGCCCCGCGAGGAATACCGGATCTCGACGAAGGTGGGCCGCCGCCTGGAGCCGTCCGACCTGGGCGGCGACGACCTGGCGCACGGCTTCGCCGTACCCGCCACCCACCACAGGGTCTGGGACTTCACCGCCGACGGCATACGACGCGCCCTGGACGCCAGCCTGGAACGGCTCGGCCTCGACCGCGTGGACATCGTCTACCTCCACGACCCCGACGACCACGCCGAGGAAGCGTTCCGCGCGGGCTACCCGGCGCTGGAGCGGCTGCGCGCCGAGGGCGTGGTCGGCGCGATAGGCGCCGGGATGAACCAGGCGGAGATGCTGACCCGCTTCGTCCGCGACACCGACGTCGACGCGGTCCTCTGCGCGGGCCGCTACACCCTCCTCGACCGGACCGCGCTCGCGGAACTGCTGCCCGCCGCCCAGGAGCGGGACGTGGACGTGGTGATCGGCGGCCCCTTCAACTCAGGTCTGCTGGCGGATCCGAGACCGGGAGCGACGTACAACTACACCCAGGCACCGGCCGCGTTGATCGACCGCGCCCTGCGCCTCAAGAAGCTCGCCGAGCGCCACGGCGTCACTCTGCGCGCCGCCGCCCTGGCCTTCTGCGCGGCCCATCCGGCGGTCACCGGCGTGTTGGTCGGCGCCCGTTCGGCCGAGGAAGTGCGCGACTGCGCCGAGCAGTTCGCGACACCGGTACCCGAAGCCTTCTGGCAGGAGCTGCGCGACCTCCCCGAGGAGCCGTCATGA
- a CDS encoding L-rhamnose mutarotase, whose protein sequence is MRVALHTRVRADRVADYEAAHREVPAELTAAIRAAGATSWTIWRSGSDLFHVLECADYARLLAELERLPVNVAWQARMAELLDVVHDYSGTGADAGLPVVWELP, encoded by the coding sequence ATGAGAGTCGCTCTGCACACCAGGGTCCGCGCCGACCGCGTCGCCGACTACGAGGCAGCGCATCGTGAGGTCCCGGCCGAGCTCACGGCCGCCATCCGGGCCGCGGGCGCCACTTCCTGGACGATCTGGCGCAGCGGCAGCGACCTGTTCCACGTCCTGGAGTGCGCGGACTACGCCCGGCTCCTCGCCGAGCTGGAGCGACTCCCCGTCAACGTGGCCTGGCAGGCACGCATGGCCGAGCTGCTGGACGTCGTGCACGACTACTCCGGCACGGGCGCGGACGCCGGGCTGCCCGTCGTCTGGGAGCTGCCATGA
- a CDS encoding amidohydrolase family protein, which translates to MTVDAHVHVWDLSVRDQDWIAQGSPIRRDFTVADLEPEARAAGVDRVILVQTVTVREETPEFLALAAAHDLIAGVVGWTDLTAPGVAEELARLRELPGGHRLKGIRHQVQGEPDPRWLLRPDVQRGLAAVADAGLVYDLVVLPHQLPACAEAAATLPGLTFVLDHLGKPPVAAGALDPWASGLRALAALPNTVAKLSGLLTEADPGSWSVAGLRPYADTALDVFGPDRLMYGSDWPVCTQVAAYHQVINISAELTAGLDEREKEAVLARTASRVYGV; encoded by the coding sequence ATGACGGTCGACGCGCATGTGCACGTGTGGGACCTGTCCGTGCGGGACCAGGACTGGATCGCCCAAGGCAGCCCGATCCGGCGGGACTTCACGGTCGCCGACCTTGAGCCCGAGGCCCGCGCGGCAGGCGTCGACCGGGTGATCCTCGTCCAGACCGTCACCGTTCGCGAGGAGACCCCGGAGTTCCTGGCCCTGGCCGCCGCCCACGACCTCATCGCCGGGGTGGTGGGCTGGACCGACCTGACCGCGCCCGGCGTCGCCGAGGAACTCGCCCGGCTGCGCGAACTCCCCGGCGGGCACCGCCTGAAGGGCATCCGCCACCAGGTCCAGGGCGAGCCGGACCCGCGGTGGCTGCTGCGGCCGGACGTCCAGCGAGGGCTGGCGGCCGTGGCCGACGCGGGACTCGTGTACGACCTGGTGGTCCTGCCCCACCAGCTCCCCGCCTGTGCCGAGGCCGCGGCGACCCTGCCCGGACTCACCTTCGTCCTGGACCACTTGGGCAAACCCCCGGTGGCCGCCGGCGCCCTCGACCCCTGGGCGAGCGGCCTCCGCGCCCTGGCCGCGCTGCCCAACACCGTCGCCAAGCTCTCCGGCCTGCTCACCGAGGCCGACCCCGGCTCCTGGAGCGTCGCGGGACTGCGCCCGTACGCCGACACGGCCCTCGACGTCTTCGGCCCGGACCGGCTGATGTACGGCTCGGACTGGCCGGTGTGCACGCAGGTCGCCGCATACCACCAAGTCATCAACATCTCGGCTGAGTTGACAGCCGGGCTCGACGAGCGCGAGAAGGAGGCGGTCCTCGCGCGCACCGCGTCCCGCGTCTACGGCGTGTGA
- a CDS encoding lipase maturation factor family protein, with amino-acid sequence MEWFTASEYWLSRLVFQRALAALYLVAFLTAALQFRALIGERGLLPVPRYLSRLPFKVAPSLFHLHYSDRFFAVCAWAGCAVSAALLAGVDALLPLWGAMLLWLVPWALYLSIVNVGQTWYSFGWESLLLEVGFLAVLLGNDEVAPPIVVLFLLRWILFRVEFGAGLIKMRGDDCWRKLTCLYHHHETQPMPGPLSWFFHHLPRPLHRVEAAANHVTQLVVPFLLFTPQPVATAAASLMILTQLWLVLSGNFSWLNWITIALALSALRLPDTAPSVPDAPVWYSAVVLTVSALLLALGYRPVRNMISRRQVMNRSFDPLHLVNTYGAFGSVSRVRYEVVIEGTADDVPRADSDWREYEFKGKPGDPRRWPRQFAPYHLRLDWLMWFAALSPAYAGSWFGTLVERLLENDRATLKLLRSSPFPPDAPPRFVRARLFRYRYTTWRELRETGACWERTYVREYLPPTRLAAERVRP; translated from the coding sequence GTGGAGTGGTTCACCGCATCCGAGTACTGGCTGAGCCGGCTGGTCTTCCAGCGGGCCCTGGCCGCGCTGTATCTGGTCGCGTTCCTGACGGCGGCGCTCCAGTTCCGCGCGCTGATCGGCGAGCGGGGCCTGCTGCCCGTGCCGCGGTATCTGTCCCGGCTGCCGTTCAAGGTGGCGCCGAGCCTGTTCCACCTCCACTACTCGGACCGGTTCTTCGCGGTGTGCGCCTGGGCGGGCTGTGCGGTGTCGGCGGCGCTGCTCGCGGGCGTGGACGCGCTGCTTCCGTTGTGGGGCGCCATGCTGCTGTGGCTGGTGCCGTGGGCGCTGTACCTGTCGATCGTGAACGTCGGCCAGACCTGGTACTCCTTCGGCTGGGAGTCCCTGCTGCTGGAGGTGGGCTTCCTGGCCGTCCTGCTCGGCAACGACGAGGTGGCCCCGCCGATCGTGGTGCTGTTCCTGCTGCGCTGGATCCTGTTCCGCGTCGAGTTCGGGGCGGGGCTGATCAAAATGCGCGGTGACGACTGCTGGCGGAAGCTGACCTGTCTGTACCACCATCACGAGACCCAGCCGATGCCCGGCCCGCTGAGCTGGTTCTTCCACCATCTCCCCCGGCCGCTGCACCGCGTCGAGGCGGCCGCCAACCACGTCACCCAACTCGTCGTGCCATTCCTGCTGTTCACCCCGCAGCCCGTCGCCACGGCAGCCGCTTCCCTGATGATCCTCACCCAGCTGTGGCTGGTGCTGTCGGGCAACTTCTCCTGGCTGAACTGGATCACCATCGCGCTGGCCCTGTCCGCGCTCCGGCTCCCGGACACCGCGCCCTCGGTGCCGGACGCGCCTGTGTGGTACTCGGCCGTCGTGCTGACGGTCTCCGCGCTGCTGCTCGCCCTCGGCTACCGCCCGGTGCGCAACATGATCTCCCGTCGTCAGGTAATGAACCGCTCCTTCGACCCGCTCCATCTGGTCAACACCTACGGCGCGTTCGGCAGCGTCAGCCGGGTCCGCTACGAGGTGGTCATCGAGGGCACCGCCGACGACGTACCGCGTGCGGACTCCGACTGGCGGGAGTACGAGTTCAAGGGCAAGCCCGGCGATCCCCGGCGCTGGCCGCGGCAGTTCGCGCCGTATCATCTCCGGCTCGACTGGCTGATGTGGTTCGCGGCGCTGTCGCCCGCGTACGCGGGTTCCTGGTTCGGCACGCTGGTGGAGCGGCTGCTGGAGAACGACCGGGCCACGCTGAAGCTGCTGCGCAGCTCCCCCTTCCCGCCCGACGCGCCGCCCCGCTTCGTCCGCGCCCGTCTCTTCCGCTACCGCTACACCACCTGGCGGGAGTTGCGGGAGACGGGGGCCTGCTGGGAACGGACGTATGTACGGGAGTATCTGCCGCCGACCCGGCTGGCGGCGGAGCGCGTCCGTCCGTAA
- a CDS encoding DUF6777 domain-containing protein: protein MRTPTGILVTACVLTVALLATGCAGDGDRGSAASEELFLQPVAAAGPDPFTDSTATSTATPPPVTRTPQPASGGVRSYSGSTPGLYGGQERVGSCDVHRQIGYLTADAGRGRAFAGAAGISRAGIPDYLRGLAPVVLRADTRVTNHGYRGGGASTYQSVLQAGTAVLVDNHGLPRVRCACGNPLEAPRAMPGNPGAKGGAWSGYRPERVVVVTPAPRIIAHITIINVVTNAWIERRIWHEVHHDRPVPRPEPLSPTPVPEASLSPLPEHSLSPSDESAEPFDESTDPFDESTDPSDERTGSTDTPLAPTLTPEDTGDTGTVPTVPDFDTTVPEEPETFPDSPDEIGPESVPETPDLPDGGGLIPDVPEDPSASGSIFGSPTDVFTG from the coding sequence GTGCGAACCCCCACCGGAATCCTGGTCACGGCCTGCGTGCTCACCGTGGCGCTCCTGGCCACCGGCTGCGCCGGAGACGGCGACAGGGGCTCGGCGGCTAGCGAGGAGCTGTTCCTCCAGCCCGTCGCGGCCGCGGGGCCGGACCCCTTCACGGACTCCACCGCCACCTCGACGGCCACCCCGCCGCCGGTCACCCGAACGCCGCAGCCGGCCTCCGGCGGCGTCCGCTCCTACTCCGGGTCCACCCCGGGGCTCTACGGCGGCCAGGAGCGCGTCGGCAGCTGCGATGTGCACCGCCAGATCGGGTACCTCACCGCCGACGCGGGCAGGGGGCGCGCCTTCGCCGGGGCCGCGGGCATCTCCCGCGCCGGGATCCCGGACTACCTGCGCGGTCTCGCCCCGGTCGTGCTGCGCGCCGACACTCGGGTCACCAATCACGGGTACCGCGGGGGCGGGGCCTCCACCTACCAGTCCGTCCTCCAGGCCGGCACCGCCGTCCTCGTCGACAACCACGGCCTGCCCCGGGTGCGCTGCGCCTGCGGCAACCCGCTGGAGGCGCCGCGGGCGATGCCGGGGAACCCGGGCGCCAAGGGCGGCGCGTGGTCCGGCTACCGGCCCGAACGGGTCGTCGTGGTGACTCCGGCGCCCCGGATCATCGCCCACATCACGATCATCAACGTCGTCACCAACGCCTGGATCGAACGGCGGATCTGGCACGAGGTCCATCACGACCGGCCCGTCCCGCGCCCGGAACCGCTGAGTCCGACTCCCGTGCCGGAGGCCAGCCTGTCGCCGCTCCCGGAGCACAGCCTGTCCCCGAGCGACGAGAGTGCCGAGCCCTTCGACGAGAGCACTGATCCCTTCGACGAGAGCACGGACCCCTCCGACGAGCGCACCGGCTCCACGGACACCCCGCTCGCACCCACGCTCACCCCGGAGGACACCGGGGACACCGGCACCGTGCCGACCGTGCCCGACTTCGACACCACCGTGCCCGAGGAGCCCGAGACCTTCCCCGACTCCCCGGACGAGATCGGTCCCGAGTCGGTGCCCGAGACGCCCGACCTGCCCGACGGGGGCGGGCTGATCCCCGACGTCCCGGAGGACCCGTCCGCCTCCGGGAGCATTTTCGGCAGCCCGACGGACGTGTTCACCGGATGA
- a CDS encoding SpoIIE family protein phosphatase, with amino-acid sequence MVDRGASALSLPDDWPAHPDPILALNRMGSFDWDLDNGLFHMDAQAHEVFDLRPEEYDGRPESLAVRVPITEGHRLDTMVAQAMKDGSENYGAYFRIRRRDGSLRWTHTQGYIRRDTTGRPRRIIGIVRDATQELSESAERRDRAQLDEARRRQTSVVELTTAALAHARTVQDVIDVLKDTHGLTHLGATSLVMGLVEAGRIRLIAEGPAGSFVPGTRITGIEEPYPMSEVVRTLAPRFIESPQEFADGYPVLWPHITDLDITSAAYLPLIAQARPIGAMGLLYSDRHGFSPEERNVLVALGSSIAQSLQRAMFYEQEKDLATGLQQAMLPRTIPSVPGADIAVRYRAGTAAGTLGRDIGGDWYDLIPLPGGRVGAVIGDVQGHDTHAAAVMGQLRIVLRAYAAEGHTPATVMARASVFLHELDTDRFATCLYAEADLATGVVQVVRAGHIDPLVREPDGICRRVVVEGGLPLGLSAEFGRLEYPVRTLELDPGHTLLLCTDGLVELPGVDLDEGMHALTALVAHGPDDVRKLADRLIEVAEERGGDDDVALLLLRRRGVASPQTGGRLQQHVAPGDPEALTQARHMIRAAVRAWGSGERADEIELVADELITNALMHTEGSAIVTLRVLTGADVRLRVEVEDSSSALPRRREAGADGVSGRGLLLVELLTDVWGVEARGTGKCVWCEFMVPGRN; translated from the coding sequence ATGGTTGATCGGGGAGCGAGCGCCCTGTCACTCCCGGACGACTGGCCCGCCCACCCGGACCCGATCCTGGCGCTCAACCGCATGGGCAGCTTCGACTGGGACCTGGACAACGGTCTGTTCCACATGGACGCCCAGGCCCACGAGGTCTTCGACCTGCGCCCCGAGGAGTACGACGGCCGCCCCGAGAGCCTCGCCGTCCGGGTCCCGATAACGGAGGGCCACCGCCTGGACACGATGGTCGCCCAGGCGATGAAGGACGGCAGTGAGAACTACGGCGCCTACTTCCGCATCCGCCGCCGCGACGGCTCCCTGCGCTGGACCCACACCCAGGGCTACATCCGGCGCGACACGACGGGCCGCCCGCGCCGCATCATCGGCATCGTCCGGGACGCCACCCAGGAGCTGAGCGAGAGCGCGGAGCGCCGTGACCGGGCCCAGCTGGACGAGGCCCGCCGCCGGCAGACCAGCGTGGTCGAGCTGACCACGGCCGCGCTCGCGCACGCCCGCACCGTCCAGGACGTCATCGACGTGCTGAAGGACACCCACGGCCTCACCCATCTGGGCGCCACCAGCCTGGTCATGGGGCTGGTCGAGGCGGGCCGCATCCGGCTGATCGCCGAGGGCCCCGCCGGAAGCTTCGTCCCCGGCACCCGGATCACCGGCATCGAGGAGCCGTATCCGATGAGCGAGGTCGTCCGGACCCTCGCCCCGCGGTTCATCGAGTCACCGCAGGAGTTCGCCGACGGCTACCCCGTCCTGTGGCCGCACATCACCGACCTGGACATCACCTCGGCCGCCTATCTGCCGCTGATCGCCCAGGCCCGGCCGATCGGCGCCATGGGCCTGCTCTACAGCGACCGGCACGGCTTCTCGCCCGAGGAGCGCAACGTCCTGGTCGCCCTCGGCAGCAGCATCGCGCAGAGCCTGCAACGGGCGATGTTCTACGAGCAGGAGAAGGACCTGGCCACCGGACTCCAGCAGGCCATGCTGCCGCGCACCATCCCGAGCGTCCCCGGCGCCGACATCGCCGTCCGCTACCGGGCCGGCACCGCGGCGGGCACCCTCGGCCGGGACATCGGCGGTGACTGGTACGACCTGATCCCGCTGCCGGGCGGCCGGGTCGGCGCGGTCATCGGCGACGTCCAGGGCCATGACACGCACGCCGCCGCCGTCATGGGCCAGCTCCGGATCGTGCTGCGCGCCTACGCGGCCGAGGGGCACACCCCCGCGACGGTGATGGCCCGCGCCTCCGTCTTCCTCCACGAGCTGGACACCGACCGGTTCGCGACCTGCCTGTACGCGGAGGCGGACCTGGCGACCGGCGTGGTGCAGGTGGTGCGCGCCGGGCACATCGACCCCCTGGTCCGGGAGCCCGACGGAATCTGCCGTCGGGTGGTCGTGGAGGGCGGGCTGCCGCTCGGTCTGTCCGCCGAGTTCGGGCGTCTCGAGTACCCGGTGCGGACCCTGGAGCTGGACCCCGGCCACACGCTGCTGCTGTGCACCGACGGGCTGGTGGAGCTGCCCGGCGTCGACCTCGACGAGGGCATGCACGCGCTGACCGCCCTCGTCGCCCACGGCCCCGACGATGTGCGCAAGCTCGCCGACCGGCTGATCGAAGTGGCCGAGGAGCGCGGCGGCGACGACGATGTGGCGCTGCTCCTGCTGCGCCGCCGGGGTGTGGCCAGTCCGCAGACCGGCGGCCGGCTCCAGCAGCATGTGGCGCCGGGCGACCCGGAGGCCCTCACCCAGGCCCGGCACATGATCCGCGCCGCCGTGCGCGCCTGGGGCTCCGGCGAGCGGGCCGACGAGATCGAGCTGGTCGCCGACGAGCTGATCACCAACGCCCTGATGCACACCGAGGGCTCCGCGATCGTCACCCTGCGAGTCCTGACCGGCGCCGACGTACGCCTGCGGGTGGAGGTGGAGGACTCCTCCAGCGCCCTGCCCCGACGCCGCGAGGCAGGCGCCGACGGCGTCTCCGGCCGCGGCCTCCTCCTGGTCGAGCTCCTCACCGACGTATGGGGCGTGGAAGCGCGCGGCACCGGAAAGTGCGTGTGGTGCGAGTTCATGGTCCCGGGCCGGAACTGA
- a CDS encoding Fpg/Nei family DNA glycosylase: MPELPEVEALKDFLTEHLVGHEIVRVLPMAISVLKTYDPPLTAVEGREVTAVRRHGKFLDLQTAGGPHLITHLARAGWLHWKDRLPDGPPRPGKGPLALRVALETGEGFDLTEAGTQKRLAVYVVQDPQQVPGIARLGPDPLADDFDEPRLAALLKDERRQIKGALRDQSLIAGVGNAYSDEILHAAKMSPFKLAAKLTPQETSTLYEALRTTLTEAVDRSRGLAAGRLKAEKKSGLRVHGRTGEPCPVCGDTIREVSFSDSSLQYCPTCQTGGKPLADRRMSRLLK; the protein is encoded by the coding sequence ATGCCGGAACTCCCCGAGGTCGAAGCGCTGAAGGACTTCCTCACCGAGCATCTGGTCGGCCATGAGATCGTCCGGGTGCTGCCGATGGCGATCAGCGTCCTCAAGACGTACGACCCACCCCTCACCGCGGTCGAGGGCCGTGAGGTCACCGCGGTGCGCCGGCACGGCAAGTTCCTGGACCTTCAGACGGCGGGCGGCCCCCACCTGATCACCCATCTCGCCCGCGCCGGATGGCTCCACTGGAAGGACCGCCTCCCCGACGGCCCGCCCAGACCCGGAAAGGGCCCGCTGGCCCTGCGGGTCGCCCTGGAGACCGGCGAGGGCTTCGACCTGACCGAGGCGGGCACCCAGAAGCGCCTGGCGGTCTACGTGGTCCAGGACCCCCAACAGGTCCCGGGCATCGCCCGCCTGGGCCCGGACCCGCTGGCGGACGACTTCGACGAGCCCCGCCTCGCCGCCCTCCTCAAGGACGAGCGCCGCCAGATCAAGGGCGCCCTGCGCGACCAGTCCCTGATCGCCGGCGTCGGCAACGCCTACAGCGACGAGATCCTGCACGCGGCGAAGATGTCCCCGTTCAAACTGGCCGCGAAGCTGACCCCGCAGGAGACGAGCACCCTGTACGAGGCCCTGCGCACGACCCTGACGGAAGCGGTGGACCGCTCACGGGGCCTTGCGGCGGGACGTCTGAAGGCGGAGAAGAAGAGCGGCCTGCGCGTCCACGGCCGCACCGGCGAACCCTGCCCGGTCTGCGGCGACACCATCCGCGAGGTCTCCTTCAGCGACTCCTCCCTCCAGTACTGCCCCACCTGCCAGACAGGCGGCAAGCCACTGGCGGACCGGAGGATGTCGCGGCTGCTGAAGTAG
- a CDS encoding zf-HC2 domain-containing protein → MRSLERHRDVAAYALGVLDEADAFRFEDHLMECPSCAAHVTEFGPATRQLMLYRRATPRAVHPMAKPGPRLLDRLLGEMAGRSRMRRRRLLFGLAASAAVALASPGVAMLTADSASAARKVDATDERSGVWAQVTAENEPWGTQVELKVKDGAGPRACRLIAIGTDGSEQMVTSWTTARHDARENTMMGAAAFHPDEIARYELRTSDGEHLVTLESS, encoded by the coding sequence ATGAGGTCCCTGGAGAGGCATCGCGACGTCGCCGCGTACGCGCTCGGCGTGCTGGACGAGGCGGACGCCTTCCGCTTCGAGGATCACCTCATGGAGTGCCCCAGCTGTGCGGCACACGTGACGGAATTCGGGCCCGCCACCCGGCAGTTGATGCTGTACCGCCGGGCCACCCCGCGCGCCGTGCACCCGATGGCCAAGCCCGGCCCCCGGCTGCTGGACCGGCTGCTGGGCGAGATGGCGGGCCGGAGCCGGATGCGCCGCCGACGTCTGCTGTTCGGCCTGGCCGCCTCGGCGGCGGTGGCGCTGGCGTCCCCCGGGGTCGCCATGCTGACGGCGGACAGCGCGTCGGCGGCCCGCAAGGTCGACGCCACCGACGAACGCTCGGGGGTGTGGGCCCAGGTCACCGCCGAGAACGAGCCGTGGGGCACCCAGGTCGAGCTGAAGGTCAAGGACGGCGCCGGGCCCCGCGCCTGCCGGCTGATCGCCATCGGCACGGACGGCTCGGAGCAGATGGTCACCAGCTGGACGACCGCCCGCCACGACGCCCGCGAGAACACCATGATGGGCGCCGCCGCCTTCCACCCCGACGAGATCGCCCGCTACGAGCTGCGCACCTCGGACGGGGAGCATCTGGTGACGCTGGAGAGCAGCTGA
- a CDS encoding sigma-70 family RNA polymerase sigma factor, with protein sequence MTAGTTLINGTTTAEHELAALQREHGRPLFALLLRLCDGDRQRAEDLVQETLVRAWQHPEALRADDFDSVRPWLLTVGRRLAIDARRARQARPPEVGDAILENARVCADHAERAAAALDVREAVKTLTPEHREVLVLVYFQGASVAEAAQALGIPPGTVKSRAYYALRALRRVLPGYAADLR encoded by the coding sequence ATGACGGCCGGAACCACTCTCATCAACGGGACGACGACCGCCGAGCACGAGCTCGCCGCACTGCAGCGGGAGCACGGCCGGCCTCTCTTCGCGCTGCTGCTCAGGCTCTGCGACGGGGACCGGCAGCGCGCCGAGGACCTGGTCCAGGAGACGCTCGTGCGCGCCTGGCAGCATCCCGAGGCCCTGCGCGCCGACGACTTCGACTCCGTACGGCCCTGGCTGCTCACCGTCGGCCGGCGGCTCGCGATCGACGCGCGGCGGGCCCGGCAGGCGCGGCCGCCCGAGGTCGGCGACGCGATCCTGGAGAACGCGCGGGTCTGTGCCGATCACGCCGAACGGGCGGCGGCGGCCCTCGATGTGCGCGAGGCTGTGAAGACACTCACTCCGGAGCACCGTGAAGTCCTGGTGCTGGTGTACTTCCAGGGTGCCAGTGTGGCGGAAGCGGCGCAGGCCCTCGGCATCCCGCCCGGTACCGTGAAGTCCCGCGCGTACTACGCGCTGCGCGCCCTGCGCAGGGTGCTTCCGGGATACGCGGCCGACCTGCGGTGA
- a CDS encoding CapA family protein has translation MIARSRQVALALTALLAAGAACQADRHESPGRPAPSAAGARGFTLVASGDVLPHSSVIDRARFDAGGSGYDFRPMLAGAKPLVDRADLALCHMETVYGADGDYTGYPAFKSPPEVAAGLAATGYDGCSTASNHSLDDGAEGIRRTLDALDRAGVRHAGSARTEAEARTVTVLRAGEAQVAHLAYTYGTNGYPLPAGQPWAVNLIDEARILADARTARRAGADVVVVSLHWGTEWQDEPDRQQLTLARSLTAARTGERPDIDLILGTHAHVPQAYEKVNGTWVIYGMGDQIAGQMFNHGGSPDPRGNQSTIGRFTFAPPDRAGARWKVTKAEFVPQLFDIDAGRVVDLNQALKQGADVTAVRDRIRDVVFSRGAEKDGLVMGE, from the coding sequence ATGATCGCACGCAGTCGACAGGTGGCCCTGGCCCTGACGGCCCTCCTCGCCGCGGGCGCGGCCTGCCAGGCCGACCGGCACGAGTCACCGGGGCGTCCCGCCCCCTCCGCCGCGGGTGCCCGTGGCTTCACCCTCGTCGCCTCCGGCGACGTCCTCCCGCACAGCTCCGTCATCGACCGGGCCCGCTTCGACGCGGGCGGCTCGGGCTATGACTTCCGCCCCATGCTGGCCGGGGCGAAACCCCTGGTCGACCGCGCCGATCTGGCCCTGTGCCACATGGAGACGGTCTACGGCGCGGACGGCGACTACACCGGCTACCCCGCCTTCAAGTCCCCGCCCGAGGTCGCCGCCGGCCTCGCCGCCACCGGCTACGACGGCTGCTCCACCGCCTCCAACCACAGCCTCGACGACGGCGCCGAGGGCATCCGCCGCACCCTGGACGCCCTCGACCGGGCGGGCGTACGGCACGCCGGATCCGCGCGCACCGAGGCCGAGGCCCGTACGGTCACCGTGCTGCGCGCGGGCGAGGCCCAGGTGGCGCACCTCGCCTACACCTACGGCACCAACGGCTATCCGCTCCCGGCCGGTCAGCCCTGGGCCGTGAACCTGATCGACGAGGCCCGGATCCTCGCCGACGCCCGCACCGCCCGCCGGGCCGGCGCCGACGTGGTCGTCGTCTCGCTGCACTGGGGCACCGAATGGCAGGACGAGCCCGACCGGCAGCAGCTGACCCTGGCCCGCTCCCTCACCGCCGCGCGCACCGGCGAGCGTCCCGACATCGACCTGATCCTCGGCACCCACGCCCATGTCCCGCAGGCCTACGAGAAGGTCAACGGCACCTGGGTGATCTACGGCATGGGCGACCAGATCGCCGGCCAGATGTTCAACCACGGCGGCAGCCCCGACCCGCGCGGCAACCAGTCCACGATCGGCCGCTTCACCTTCGCGCCGCCGGACAGGGCGGGCGCCCGCTGGAAGGTGACCAAGGCCGAATTCGTACCGCAGCTGTTCGACATCGACGCCGGGCGGGTGGTCGACCTCAACCAGGCGCTGAAGCAGGGGGCCGACGTCACCGCGGTGCGGGACCGGATCCGGGACGTGGTGTTCAGCCGCGGCGCGGAGAAGGACGGCCTGGTGATGGGGGAGTAG